The sequence AAAATATTTTTTAGCATCTTCCAAATCTTTTTCATCAGGATGTGATTTGGCATCCTCTATTCTTTTCAATCTTTCTGGATTCAATGGATGAATAAGATTTAGAGGAAATTTTCCCATCTTTTCAACAAGTTTTGGGTCCACTTTTCCCTGGCATAAAAATCCTCCTATAAACCTGTTATTTTCTGATAGAAGTTTCTCTGCTCTTTCTCTTACTTTATCTGCATGCTCTGAATCTGGGTATGCTCCTAAAGTACAAATATATGCAACCTCTTTTCCTGATATACTCTTTATGAATTTTTTGGCTCTTGCATCTGCACTTCCTTTATCTACCCAAAATCCAACAATTATTCTGTCAAAATCATTTATATCAGCAGTTATCTCCTTATTTAAAGAGATTATCTCCTTTTCTCCTTCAATTACTTCATAAACACTTTCTGCTACTTTTTTAGTATTCCCTGTAAGTGATGAATAAGCTACTAAAGTTTTCATTATCTTGCCCCTCCATTTTTTTCAATCTCTATCATTTTTGATACAACCTCTGCATCTATGCTATTTCCCCAGAAAATACCAGAAATAGTATATTTAAAGATATCATTATCAAATTTTAAAAGACCATCTTTCTCATATCCTTTTAAAAGTTTAACAATTTCATTATATGCATTTTCACTTGTAAGTCTCTTTATATCTTCTAACTTTACCTCAGGATATTGAAGTATTCCTGATATTTTCTTAGCTCTCAACTTAAGATCACTATCTTTAGAGTAGAAAGTTATAAATTTGTTAAGATTGTAATATTCTACATCTTTGATTCTTCCTC is a genomic window of Fusobacterium sp. DD2 containing:
- a CDS encoding flavodoxin family protein, producing MKTLVAYSSLTGNTKKVAESVYEVIEGEKEIISLNKEITADINDFDRIIVGFWVDKGSADARAKKFIKSISGKEVAYICTLGAYPDSEHADKVRERAEKLLSENNRFIGGFLCQGKVDPKLVEKMGKFPLNLIHPLNPERLKRIEDAKSHPDEKDLEDAKKYFINIFEK